The genomic DNA ATACATATCCCAGTAAATAAATCGTGAGTTCGATAACGTTCATCTCCGTTATTCAACTTAGCATCAAGGAACGAGAAAATATCTTTATGCCATACATCCAAATAAACACTAATCGCTCCTTTCCGCTGTCCTAGCTGATCAACGCTAACAGCTGTATTATTTAATAATTTCATCCATGGGATCACACCTGAGGACGCTCCTTTAAAGCCTTTAATGTCACTACCGCGGCTCCGTATTTTTCCTAAATAAACGCCGATCCCGCCGCCGTTTTTTGATAAATTTGCAATGTCTGTGTTGGTGTCATATATACTTTGCAAACTATCATCAATCGTATCGATGAAGCAGCTTGAAAGCTGTCCCCAACGCTTACCTGCATTCGTTAATGTCGGAGTTGCAACTGTCATATAAAGATGGCTAAGAGCCCAATACGCTTCACGGACGAAATGAAGTCGCTTCTCTTTTTCTTCATGCATCATTAACGTCATTGCAATCACCATAAAACGTTCTTGTGGAAGCTCATAAATATGCCCGCGTCGATCTTTAGCTAAATAGCGGTCAGAAAGCATGCGAATACCGATATAGGTGAATAATTCATCTTTCTTCGGATCAATTTCCTCTCCTAAAGCATCAATTTCTGCTTTATCATAATTTTCTAAGAGGGAAGGGGAATAAATTTCTTTCTCTGTTAAAATTGAAATTAATTCAAAAAAAGAACCGTAAGTTGACGACGTTGAATTCCGATTTGTTTTCGCTTCTTCATACAAGTGCAACAGCCAAATTCGTGCTGCAACAAATGTCCAATCGGGCTCCTGTTCGCTCATATTTGCCACGCACTCAAGAACAAGAAGATGACAAAACTCATCCATATTTTCTCTGTTTACTTGTTCCCAAATGATTTCCGCTCGTTCCTTTAATGAAGTAATGTTTAAATGTGGAAAGCTTTGTTGAACAGAATCAAGCTCTTTCATCCAAGTAATAAAAGCTTCATCGATTGGAGCTTTTACAGTCATAAAGAAAACCTCCTAAAATATATATTCATAGTCATTGAAAATAAAAAAATCCGCTCGGGTCAGAGCGGATCAAACGATAGTAAAAAAGACATCAATTCAAATTTGTACTATCGTTTCATCTTCTCAATCCCCGAAGAATCGAAACTTAAAACAAGCTTTGGCAGGTCTCCTGGCTTGTGCATCGTTCTACTTTAAGACCTTCCCATACATTCCTTTGAAAGCATGTACAGTGGATTTCTTATTTCGTCCGCACTTACAGTTGCGGGGACAGCTCCGGAATTTCACCGGATTCCCTATTAAGTCACGAATGACACCAACTCTTGTCAGTTTTCAATATATAGTATTAAATTTTAATTTCAAATCAATATATTGTGTATTTTATCATACTTCAGTAAAAAGACAATGAAGCTTTGCAAAAAATAAAACAAAGATAATGTTGTTAAAATAGGGATTTTTTATAAAAGGACAACAATGATGAGATTTCATCACATTTTTAACTTAAATTAGGAAATATTAATGAAGACCATTTGTAGTTAGGAAGGTGTAGTAAAAATGCCCTATTTTCAATATAATAAAATAAATATTTTTTTTGATGATAAAGGTACAGGAATTCCGCTCGTATTTATTCATCCTCCTGGAATGGGCCGAAAAGTATTTTATCATCAATACTCTCTCAGTAAACATTTTCGGATTTTAACTCCCGATTTAAGCGGTCATGGAGACACTTCCGGTGCTTTAGAACATGTAACGATGAAAAATTTCGCCTCCGAGATTCGGGCGTTATTAGATCATTTATCAATTGCTAAAGCAGTCATTTGTGGTTATTCTTCTGGAGGATGTGTCGCCCAAGAATTTGCTCTTTCTTATCAAGACCGCACTTTAGGGCTAATTTTGGCGGGCGGATTTCCAGAAATAAGATCAGCTGTATTACGGTATGAGCATCAAATCGGAATGTATTTTATAAAAAACTTTCCAAGTGCTATTAAATTTGCAATTGCCGCTGCTCATACATTAGAGCCGAATTTACGCAATATGTTAAAAGAGCATATGGATCAAGCGAACCGAAAAGTATGGTTTGATTTTTATAATCGTTCATTGCACTTTTCATGCGTGGACAGACTGCCTCAATTAAAAATCCCTTTACTATTAATTTATGGCGCAAAAGATTTCACAAACCAGCATATTCGAGCTTATCGGAGAGTGACTTCATTTCAAGCTGCTTTTATTAAAAAAGCACACCACCAATTGCCCTTTAAAAATTGGCAGCTATTTAACCAAATCATTACTGGGTTTGTTGTTGACCATTTTTCAACAGATGAGCAATCATAATCGGAATTTTCACCCCCTGCCTCAAAGTCAGGAAAAAGAATGATGACCAATAGTGCGGGGGATTCCTCTTTAAATTCAAGTCAACAATAATACCTTCTTAAATGAAATAATCAGGAAATAAAATTGCTTATTAATCAACAAAATATCAGATTAACAAATTACGTCAAAAAACTTAACACAACCCCTCTTCGGTTTAGGTCTTGGCAGTCGGCCTATACATTTGATCGATCGTTCGCAGGGAACAGAGTATATAAACAGTAGTGTTGGATGGCCCCTTGCAGAAGAAGTAACGATTAATTATAATCCTTCAGCTGAATAATAAAGATCAAGTAGAGTCTTTATTATGATGGGGTATTAAGATCTATATTAAATAGCAAAAGGCCTAATGGAATATCATCTGCATTAGGCCTCTTGTTCAGGACGGATCGCTTTAAAGGAAAGAATCGCGGCTAAGACGCATAAACCGCTTAATCCCCAAAATATCCATTTTTCCTGTCCTTTCATGAGCAAAGCAATAACAGGTGGTCCAGCTGCAACTCCGATAAATCTCATTGAACTATAAATCGAGGTAATCGTTCCCCGTTGGTCTTTCGCTATACCTT from Bacillus aquiflavi includes the following:
- a CDS encoding alpha/beta fold hydrolase yields the protein MPYFQYNKINIFFDDKGTGIPLVFIHPPGMGRKVFYHQYSLSKHFRILTPDLSGHGDTSGALEHVTMKNFASEIRALLDHLSIAKAVICGYSSGGCVAQEFALSYQDRTLGLILAGGFPEIRSAVLRYEHQIGMYFIKNFPSAIKFAIAAAHTLEPNLRNMLKEHMDQANRKVWFDFYNRSLHFSCVDRLPQLKIPLLLIYGAKDFTNQHIRAYRRVTSFQAAFIKKAHHQLPFKNWQLFNQIITGFVVDHFSTDEQS